In Rutidosis leptorrhynchoides isolate AG116_Rl617_1_P2 chromosome 2, CSIRO_AGI_Rlap_v1, whole genome shotgun sequence, one genomic interval encodes:
- the LOC139888031 gene encoding uncharacterized protein translates to MGWWKEQNLDLILVPIGLLIMCIYHLFLLYRYLKCPELTAIGFENHNKKAWVQKMLLIHNYVFSVVLYLITLFLLLQLDAKDRGIAVSVLNGHLSASSSLTSISLVLCSLIGALLGNSSTNFLTSRFILGDTSKSTSTIKYVAILSCFLIAFACFVQTTRHFVHGCFLISIPTGDVPVDCIQTAVLRGSNFWAIGLRALYFATTLLLWIFGPIPMFVGSIVTVIILYFLDINKQPMIQYGSNKRSGNGGHLFKKIGEDIISDVVEAFEHHGRQ, encoded by the exons ATGGGATGGTGGAAAGAACAAAACTTGGATTTGATCCTGGTACCAATTGGGCTCTTGATCATGTGCATCTATCATCTCTTTCTTCTCTACAGATACCTCAAGTGCCCTGAGCTTACAGCAATCGGTTTCGAAAATCATAACAAAAAAGCTTGGGTCCAAAAAATGCTTCTg attcATAACTATGTTTTCTCTGTTGTTTTATATCTTATAACTTTGTTTTTGTTATTGCAGTTAGATGCTAAAGATAGAGGGATTGCTGTATCGGTTCTTAACGGTCATTTATCAGCCTCAAGTTCCCTAACTTCAATATCATTAGTTTTGTGTTCACTTATTGGAGCTTTATTAGGAAACTCATCAACTAACTTTTTAACAAGCCGTTTTATCTTAGGGGACACAAGTAAATCAACAAGTACAATTAAATACGTAGCGATTTTATCGTGTTTTCTAATCGCTTTCGCTTGTTTTGTACAAACTACAAGACATTTTGTACATGGATGTTTTCTTATAAGTATTCCAACTGGTGATGTTCCTGTTGATTGCATACAAACGGCGGTGTTAAGAGGAAGTAATTTTTGGGCTATCGGATTGCGAGCACTTTACTTTGCAACCACTTTGCTTTTATGGATTTTTGGTCCGATTCCTATGTTTGTTGGTTCGATAGTTACGGTGATTATTTTGTATTTCCTTGATATTAATAAGCAGCCCATGATTCAGTATGGATCAAACAAAAGAAGTGGTAATGGTGGTCACCTTTTTAAGAAGATTGGGGAAGATATAATTAGTGATGTAGTTGAGGCTTTTGAACACCATGGAAGACAATAG